A region of Fibrobacter succinogenes subsp. succinogenes S85 DNA encodes the following proteins:
- a CDS encoding bifunctional indole-3-glycerol phosphate synthase/phosphoribosylanthranilate isomerase, protein MSEDILQKIVRMRREDIDRLGLNFNIDIPEARRVGHTEFLGNAGAILEVKRASPSKGDIAPNLNPVELATTYAEAHAQAVSVLTEMNFFKGSLRDLIAVADLMERRRQQGLHTCAVLRKDFLLFEDEIDIAYRCGADAVLLIARILDDAQLVKMAQRAQKFGIQAFVEVREADDFRKLAVVTAALGDAAAKTIVAGVNSRDLATFHTDPLIPASVRSKLPAKAVFESGILSAADATYARNLGFTGILVGEAVAKNPPLAKDVVSAFESGCENARGLFWKKFAERKFANNETRAASSQDARRPLVKICGITREEDGLLAAELGADMLGFVFSTTKRLTTEEFVRSFKTRLLRSACNDVAPLLVGVITDPNSVEGKTAIKLAQEGVLDAVQFHGVNPHNSDALAESCSAALPYYCAARVGAPEDFDYIASLRKNGEPRILLDAKVEGIPGGTGKTIPESLLREKANGAPLWLAGGITPENVATICEKFHPELIDISSGIEDAPGIKNHDKMKALFAEFAAK, encoded by the coding sequence ATGAGCGAAGATATTTTGCAAAAAATCGTGCGGATGCGCCGCGAAGACATCGATAGACTTGGACTGAATTTCAACATTGATATTCCCGAGGCGCGTCGCGTTGGTCATACTGAATTTTTGGGTAATGCAGGAGCCATCCTTGAGGTCAAGAGGGCTTCGCCATCCAAGGGAGACATCGCGCCGAACTTGAATCCGGTGGAACTCGCCACGACTTACGCCGAAGCACACGCTCAAGCCGTTTCCGTGCTGACCGAAATGAACTTTTTCAAGGGTTCGCTCCGCGACCTGATTGCCGTTGCAGACTTGATGGAACGCCGCCGTCAGCAGGGCTTGCACACTTGCGCTGTTCTCCGCAAAGATTTCCTTTTATTCGAAGACGAAATTGACATTGCATACCGCTGTGGCGCCGATGCCGTATTACTCATCGCCCGCATCCTCGACGACGCCCAACTCGTAAAGATGGCTCAGCGCGCGCAGAAGTTCGGCATTCAGGCATTCGTTGAAGTCCGCGAAGCTGACGATTTCCGCAAGCTTGCCGTTGTGACAGCCGCTCTCGGTGATGCAGCCGCCAAGACGATTGTCGCAGGCGTCAATTCCCGCGATCTCGCCACATTCCACACGGACCCGCTGATTCCCGCAAGCGTCCGCAGCAAGCTCCCCGCCAAAGCCGTTTTTGAATCGGGCATTCTGAGCGCCGCCGATGCGACATACGCCCGCAATCTCGGATTCACGGGCATTCTCGTCGGAGAAGCCGTAGCCAAGAATCCCCCGCTCGCCAAAGACGTTGTGAGCGCATTCGAAAGCGGATGCGAAAACGCCCGCGGTCTGTTCTGGAAGAAATTCGCCGAACGCAAGTTTGCCAATAACGAGACTCGCGCAGCCTCATCACAAGATGCGCGCCGCCCGCTCGTGAAAATCTGCGGCATCACCCGCGAAGAAGACGGTCTCCTCGCCGCCGAACTCGGCGCCGACATGCTCGGATTCGTGTTCAGCACCACCAAGAGACTCACCACCGAAGAATTCGTGCGCAGTTTCAAGACTAGATTGCTTCGCTCCGCTTGCAATGACGTAGCTCCGCTTCTCGTTGGCGTGATTACCGACCCGAATTCCGTCGAAGGCAAAACCGCCATCAAGCTCGCCCAAGAAGGCGTGCTCGACGCCGTACAGTTCCACGGCGTTAATCCGCACAATTCCGACGCACTCGCGGAATCTTGCAGCGCAGCCCTCCCCTACTACTGCGCAGCACGCGTAGGCGCCCCCGAAGACTTCGATTACATCGCAAGTCTCCGCAAGAACGGCGAGCCCCGCATTTTGCTGGACGCCAAGGTCGAAGGCATCCCCGGCGGCACCGGCAAGACCATCCCCGAATCGCTCCTCCGCGAAAAAGCAAACGGAGCCCCGCTTTGGCTCGCCGGCGGCATCACCCCTGAAAACGTCGCCACCATCTGCGAAAAGTTCCACCCCGAACTCATTGACATATCTAGCGGCATCGAAGACGCCCCCGGCATCAAGAATCACGACAAGATGAAAGCGCTGTTTGCGGAATTCGCCGCAAAATAA
- a CDS encoding DHH family phosphoesterase, with protein MNKQTLFNNIFSICLSSALFCACGDSTSSDSNNEGEEFKNTINALDWGSDTTFVIGHKTPDVDAVTSAMSYAALMRALGHNAVAKIISPINRETAYIAEKFGFKVPEEMKSVEAGTRLILTDHAESAQSVEGVKEAKILQIIDHHIPGDLDEKVTSDTYVNRQIIGSTCTIIWDLYKKADVKIDNDMAKILLAGILSDTRNLTKVASSALDSSAWKSLIEQLKISPDSVAKLSREMDDASHDYYGMTDKEIFLSDYKDYEIEGVKIGIASNDWYVDSTKSDFFKRLAAVMPEIAKEKKRDILFAKVDGHDPNPDPETAAETPFIESGSYTIIYASDDYEATAKEIAESAFGELFSEGVYFSAEKISRKSLMVPKITEYLEGKKK; from the coding sequence ATGAACAAACAAACTCTTTTTAACAACATTTTTTCCATTTGCCTCTCAAGCGCTCTTTTCTGCGCTTGCGGCGACAGCACTTCTTCCGACTCCAACAACGAAGGAGAAGAATTCAAAAACACCATCAACGCCTTGGATTGGGGTTCCGACACCACATTCGTCATCGGGCACAAGACTCCTGATGTCGATGCCGTCACTTCGGCTATGAGTTACGCAGCACTCATGCGAGCTTTGGGGCACAACGCCGTAGCCAAAATCATAAGTCCAATCAATCGCGAAACGGCTTACATCGCCGAAAAATTCGGCTTCAAAGTTCCCGAGGAAATGAAATCCGTAGAAGCAGGTACGCGTCTCATCCTCACCGACCACGCCGAATCCGCGCAGTCCGTCGAAGGAGTCAAAGAGGCTAAGATTCTCCAGATTATCGACCACCACATTCCTGGCGACCTTGACGAAAAAGTCACCTCCGACACTTACGTGAACCGTCAAATTATCGGATCCACCTGCACCATCATTTGGGACCTCTACAAGAAGGCCGACGTCAAAATTGATAACGACATGGCCAAGATTCTTTTGGCGGGCATTCTTTCTGACACGCGCAACTTGACCAAAGTCGCATCCTCGGCTTTAGATTCGTCTGCATGGAAAAGCCTTATCGAACAGCTCAAGATTTCCCCCGATAGCGTCGCCAAGCTCTCCCGCGAAATGGACGATGCGTCGCACGATTACTACGGCATGACGGACAAGGAAATTTTCCTCTCCGACTACAAGGATTACGAAATCGAAGGCGTCAAAATTGGAATCGCAAGCAACGACTGGTATGTTGATTCGACCAAGAGCGACTTCTTTAAACGTCTCGCCGCCGTGATGCCCGAAATTGCCAAAGAAAAGAAGCGCGACATTCTCTTTGCCAAGGTTGACGGACACGACCCGAATCCAGATCCGGAAACCGCCGCCGAAACACCGTTCATCGAATCGGGTTCCTACACCATCATCTACGCTTCAGATGATTACGAAGCCACGGCTAAAGAAATCGCCGAAAGTGCATTTGGAGAACTTTTCAGCGAAGGCGTTTACTTCTCCGCCGAAAAGATCAGCCGCAAGTCGCTGATGGTCCCAAAAATCACGGAATACCTCGAAGGCAAGAAAAAATAG